One Tenrec ecaudatus isolate mTenEca1 chromosome 12, mTenEca1.hap1, whole genome shotgun sequence DNA segment encodes these proteins:
- the LITAFD gene encoding lITAF domain-containing protein encodes MESRSHHRTEVFVTSFPRRVSNIPIKTTCPYCGNNIITVTSYVPGIITWLMCTGLFLFGCVIGCCLIPFCIDSLMDVRHSCPVCRHELYYFRRL; translated from the exons ATGGAAAGCCGGTCCCACCACCGCACAGAAG TATTTGTCACCAGTTTCCCTAGGAGGGTCTCCAACATTCCAATAAAAACCACGTGTCCATACTGCGGGAACAACATCATCACCGTCACCAGCTACGTCCCCGGCATCATCACCTGGTTAATGTGCACGGGCCTCTTCCTGTTTGG GTGCGTTATAGGCTGCTGCCTCATCCCATTCTGCATCGACAGCCTGATGGATGTGCGGCACTCCTGCCCTGTGTGCCGCCACGAGCTCTACTACTTCCGGCGACTGTGA